A section of the Chryseobacterium ginsenosidimutans genome encodes:
- a CDS encoding TatD family hydrolase, whose protein sequence is MIDTHTHLYAEEFDEDRKEAIQRALDKGVSKFYLPAIDSESHEKMLQLEAEYPDQIFSMMGLHPCYVKPETWEKELEIVKNYLDQRSFPAIGEIGIDLYWDKTTLDIQVKAFEQQIDWAIEKDLPIVIHTRESFDETFEVLERKKHPKLRGIFHCFSGNLEQAKHAIDLNFILGIGGVVTFKNGKIDQFLSEIPLEKIVLETDSPYLAPVPHRGKRNESSYLDLVAGKLVDIYGKDFSEIDRITTENAKNIFGVRESN, encoded by the coding sequence ATGATTGATACACATACCCATTTATACGCAGAAGAATTTGATGAAGATAGAAAAGAAGCTATTCAAAGGGCTTTAGATAAAGGCGTTTCAAAGTTTTATCTTCCTGCAATTGATTCAGAATCCCACGAAAAAATGCTTCAATTGGAGGCAGAATATCCAGATCAGATTTTCTCCATGATGGGTTTACATCCTTGTTATGTAAAGCCTGAAACCTGGGAAAAAGAATTGGAAATTGTTAAAAATTACCTTGATCAGAGAAGTTTTCCTGCCATCGGAGAAATCGGGATTGATCTATATTGGGATAAAACAACATTGGATATTCAGGTTAAAGCTTTTGAGCAGCAGATCGACTGGGCAATTGAAAAGGATCTGCCGATTGTGATTCATACAAGAGAAAGTTTTGATGAAACTTTTGAAGTATTGGAAAGGAAAAAACATCCGAAACTACGAGGGATTTTCCATTGTTTTTCAGGAAATCTCGAACAGGCAAAACATGCTATTGATTTAAATTTTATTTTGGGAATCGGTGGAGTAGTGACATTTAAAAATGGTAAAATAGATCAGTTTTTAAGTGAAATTCCGCTCGAAAAGATCGTTCTGGAAACAGATTCTCCTTATTTGGCTCCGGTTCCGCACAGGGGAAAAAGAAACGAGAGTTCTTACCTTGATCTGGTTGCCGGAAAGCTGGTAGATATTTACGGAAAAGATTTTTCTGAGATTGATAGGATAACAACTGAAAATGCAAAGAACATATTTGGAGTCAGAGAATCAAATTGA
- a CDS encoding DUF4266 domain-containing protein produces MKNFIKISTVICFLVTIASAQSCTTVKEYEKNKLNDAEMVLGNRTIEKTELSFQSYREGSSGANAGKVGGGCGCN; encoded by the coding sequence ATGAAAAATTTCATAAAAATATCAACAGTAATTTGTTTTTTAGTAACAATTGCTTCTGCGCAATCCTGTACAACCGTAAAAGAGTACGAAAAAAATAAACTGAACGATGCCGAAATGGTTCTTGGAAACAGAACAATAGAAAAAACCGAACTGAGCTTTCAGTCTTACAGGGAAGGCTCTTCCGGAGCCAATGCAGGGAAAGTTGGCGGCGGTTGCGGATGTAATTAA
- a CDS encoding polyprenyl synthetase family protein, which yields MEFLDKYQQIVADAITKYTFKDKPAELYEPMNYIISHGGKRLRPIMVLMACDLFGGDLREAIKPALAIEFFHNFTLIHDDIMDEAPLRRNKPTIHTLHGINVGILSGDGLMLKAYKFFEDLEPEIFKACIRIFTHTGLLLCEGQQYDINFETQKDVTFDDYIRMITYKTGVLSASSFEIGALIAKANFKDAKSIFNFGKHIGIAFQIMDDYLDVFGDQAQFGKKHAGDIYENKKTVLYLMAREHATEEERKELDYWYSKKTDNIDKVYGVEKIFRRTKVDEKALRLIEKHNEIGQSYLQKIDIPEDKKKPFAELANYLLRRES from the coding sequence ATGGAATTTTTAGACAAGTACCAACAGATTGTTGCTGATGCCATTACTAAATATACTTTTAAAGACAAACCGGCCGAACTTTATGAGCCGATGAACTACATCATTTCTCATGGAGGAAAACGCCTTCGTCCTATCATGGTTTTAATGGCTTGTGATTTATTTGGTGGTGATCTTAGAGAAGCGATTAAACCAGCTTTAGCAATCGAATTTTTCCATAATTTTACGCTGATTCATGATGATATTATGGATGAAGCACCTTTGAGAAGAAATAAGCCTACCATTCATACTTTACACGGAATCAACGTAGGAATTCTTTCAGGAGACGGATTGATGTTGAAAGCTTACAAATTCTTCGAAGATCTTGAGCCGGAGATTTTTAAAGCTTGTATAAGAATTTTTACTCACACAGGTTTACTTTTATGTGAAGGTCAGCAATATGACATCAATTTTGAAACTCAAAAAGATGTAACCTTTGATGATTATATCAGAATGATTACTTACAAAACAGGAGTTTTGAGTGCTTCATCATTTGAGATCGGAGCTTTGATTGCCAAGGCGAATTTTAAAGATGCAAAATCTATTTTCAACTTCGGGAAGCACATCGGGATTGCGTTCCAGATTATGGATGATTATCTTGATGTATTTGGAGATCAGGCGCAATTCGGTAAAAAGCATGCCGGAGATATTTACGAAAACAAAAAAACCGTTCTTTATTTAATGGCGAGAGAACATGCCACAGAAGAGGAAAGAAAAGAATTGGATTACTGGTATTCTAAAAAGACGGATAATATCGATAAAGTGTATGGTGTAGAAAAGATTTTCAGAAGGACAAAAGTGGACGAAAAAGCATTGCGTTTAATAGAGAAACACAACGAAATCGGACAAAGCTACCTTCAGAAAATCGATATTCCGGAAGATAAGAAAAAGCCTTTTGCAGAATTGGCAAATTATTTATTGAGAAGAGAGAGCTAA
- a CDS encoding GSCFA domain-containing protein: MKFRTEVDIKESQKKIEVEDKIFSIGSCFASEMSDLFQQGQLQSINNPFGTIFNPFSINNSIKRLHDAEFYYEEDLITFNEEFISLDHHTSFDTRYIHQTLNKINLKLEEGNSFLQNTNWIIITYGTSFIYEFIPKQKLVANCHKVPQKFFEKRLLTNQELTDSIYNTILNLEDICKDDVQILFTVSPVRHTKDGMVENQLSKSKLITAIHEIIPQFENCHYLPVYEILMDDLRDYRFYKEDMIHPNNQAVNYIFDKFGNAYFSDETKDFIKENFKINKALEHKTDDEKDPKYIEFKEKLNQRIEVQRQKVRHKIFSND; this comes from the coding sequence ATGAAATTCAGGACGGAAGTTGATATCAAAGAATCGCAGAAGAAAATTGAAGTTGAAGATAAAATATTTTCAATAGGTTCTTGCTTTGCTTCCGAAATGTCCGATCTGTTTCAGCAAGGCCAGCTACAAAGTATTAATAATCCTTTTGGAACGATTTTTAACCCGTTTTCTATTAATAATTCCATTAAAAGGCTTCATGATGCCGAATTTTATTATGAAGAGGATTTAATAACTTTTAATGAAGAATTTATTTCTCTCGATCATCACACGAGCTTTGATACGCGGTATATCCATCAGACTTTAAATAAAATTAATTTGAAGCTTGAAGAAGGAAATTCTTTTCTTCAGAACACAAATTGGATTATCATCACTTACGGAACTTCATTTATTTATGAATTTATTCCCAAGCAAAAACTGGTTGCGAATTGTCACAAAGTTCCACAAAAATTCTTTGAAAAAAGATTGTTGACCAATCAGGAACTTACAGATTCTATTTACAATACGATTTTAAACTTAGAGGATATCTGTAAAGATGATGTTCAGATTTTGTTTACCGTTTCTCCGGTTCGTCACACAAAAGATGGAATGGTTGAAAATCAGTTGAGTAAGTCGAAACTGATTACGGCAATTCATGAAATTATCCCACAATTTGAAAACTGTCACTATCTTCCTGTTTATGAAATTCTAATGGATGATCTACGGGACTACCGTTTTTATAAAGAAGACATGATTCATCCTAATAATCAGGCTGTTAATTATATTTTTGATAAGTTCGGGAATGCTTATTTTTCTGATGAAACGAAAGATTTTATTAAAGAAAATTTTAAAATTAATAAAGCTTTGGAGCATAAAACTGATGACGAAAAAGATCCTAAATATATTGAGTTTAAAGAAAAATTAAACCAAAGAATTGAAGTTCAGCGTCAAAAAGTAAGACATAAAATATTTTCAAATGATTGA
- a CDS encoding FAD:protein FMN transferase, protein MLREFKRPQKLMGNAFEITVVNENEITAQHHIDAAIDEIRRIEKLLTTFSEESQTNLINQNAGIQPVRVDCEVFDLIERSLRISNITDGYFDISYGGIDKSFWNFDCEMKQLPDPELIKEHLKLVNYQNILLNRENQTVFLKEKGMRIGFGGIGKGYAAEMAKRLLQKRGVISGIVNASGDLTTWGNQADGKPWTVGIADPDNAKQPFSYMNITDMAIATSGNYEKFVVIDGKKYSHTINPKTGMPVSGVKSVTIFCPNAEIADAMATPVSIMGIESALNMINQVNHLECIIIDDQDNIYSSQNINLK, encoded by the coding sequence ATGTTAAGAGAATTCAAAAGACCTCAAAAATTAATGGGGAATGCTTTTGAAATTACCGTTGTCAACGAAAACGAAATAACAGCACAACACCATATTGACGCTGCGATCGACGAAATTCGGAGAATTGAAAAACTGCTAACGACCTTCAGCGAAGAAAGCCAGACCAATCTTATCAACCAAAATGCAGGAATACAGCCTGTAAGGGTTGATTGTGAAGTTTTTGACCTGATTGAAAGAAGCTTGAGAATCAGTAATATCACAGATGGATATTTTGACATTTCATACGGTGGAATCGACAAAAGTTTCTGGAATTTCGATTGTGAAATGAAACAACTTCCCGATCCTGAATTGATTAAAGAACATCTGAAATTAGTCAATTATCAGAACATTCTACTGAATCGTGAAAACCAAACGGTATTTCTAAAAGAAAAAGGAATGAGAATCGGTTTCGGAGGAATCGGAAAAGGGTATGCCGCCGAAATGGCAAAAAGACTTCTTCAGAAAAGGGGAGTTATTTCGGGAATTGTAAACGCTTCGGGCGATCTAACGACTTGGGGAAATCAGGCAGACGGGAAACCGTGGACTGTCGGAATTGCCGATCCCGACAATGCAAAACAGCCGTTTTCCTATATGAATATTACAGATATGGCCATTGCAACTTCCGGAAATTATGAAAAATTTGTCGTCATCGACGGTAAAAAATATTCTCATACCATTAACCCAAAAACGGGAATGCCTGTTTCGGGTGTAAAAAGTGTTACCATTTTTTGTCCGAACGCAGAAATTGCCGATGCAATGGCTACTCCCGTAAGTATTATGGGAATTGAATCTGCCCTAAATATGATAAATCAGGTCAATCATCTGGAATGCATCATTATTGACGATCAGGACAATATCTATTCATCTCAAAACATTAATTTAAAATGA
- a CDS encoding DEAD/DEAH box helicase, which yields MNLFTETNLSPDILKAIGELGYESPTEIQKQTIPFILSDIRDLIALAQTGTGKTAAFSLPILDMIDATSRKIQFLVLCPTRELCLQITKDIKNYSKYMKDIKTTAVYGGSSIMDQMRSLKDKPQIIVGTPGRVIDLINRKALDFSAIHWLVLDEADEMLSMGFKDELETILSETPETKQTFLFSATMSKEVEKITKNYLTKPHRISVGSINEVKKNIKHEYYVAGYRQKKEALKRLIDSNPNQYSIIFCRTRMETQEVADFLMQNGYAADALHGDLSQAQRDTVMKKFRLKNIDILVATDVAARGLDVDSLTHVVHYSLPDDPEVFVHRSGRTGRAGKDGISISLIKPEESRKLKQIKAVTKIDINEARIPTGEDIVKAQVGGVFESLFEVHQDFFEFDDSLIPDLSAFTKEELVHKLLQFQLKDLALFYKDKQDLVDMKLSSRDDDRGGRDRDRGRDRDRGRDRERGDRNERSSGDRRERTAKPRRKNEDMVRFFFNLGKKDQLKKLDVLDIINKATSTGKSKKRAEIGDIEILEKFSFFEIEKSFKGDLLSNISTMKFRGKDMRAEEAN from the coding sequence ATGAATTTATTTACGGAGACCAATTTAAGTCCTGACATCCTTAAGGCCATTGGCGAACTGGGTTACGAAAGCCCGACAGAAATCCAAAAACAGACTATCCCTTTCATTCTTTCAGATATTCGCGACTTGATCGCACTTGCGCAGACGGGGACAGGCAAAACAGCAGCGTTTTCGCTTCCGATTTTGGATATGATTGACGCAACGAGTCGCAAAATCCAATTTTTGGTACTTTGCCCGACACGAGAATTATGTCTTCAGATTACAAAAGACATTAAGAACTATTCTAAGTACATGAAAGACATCAAAACTACAGCAGTTTATGGTGGAAGCAGTATTATGGATCAAATGAGGTCTCTTAAGGACAAGCCGCAAATCATTGTGGGTACTCCAGGTAGAGTGATCGACCTTATTAACAGAAAGGCTCTTGACTTCTCAGCAATTCACTGGTTGGTTTTGGATGAAGCAGACGAAATGCTTTCAATGGGTTTCAAAGATGAATTGGAAACAATTTTGAGTGAAACTCCTGAAACAAAACAAACTTTCTTATTCTCGGCAACGATGAGTAAAGAGGTGGAAAAAATTACTAAAAACTATTTGACAAAACCACACAGAATTTCTGTAGGTTCTATTAACGAAGTTAAGAAGAATATCAAGCATGAATATTATGTGGCAGGGTACCGTCAGAAAAAAGAAGCTCTTAAAAGATTAATTGATTCAAACCCGAATCAATACTCTATTATCTTCTGTAGAACAAGAATGGAAACTCAGGAAGTTGCCGATTTCTTAATGCAAAATGGCTATGCGGCAGATGCTCTTCATGGAGATTTGTCTCAGGCTCAGAGAGATACGGTAATGAAAAAGTTCAGATTGAAAAACATTGATATCCTTGTAGCGACAGACGTTGCAGCGAGAGGTTTGGATGTTGACTCTTTGACACACGTTGTACATTATTCTTTACCTGATGATCCTGAAGTATTCGTTCACAGAAGTGGAAGAACAGGTAGAGCAGGAAAAGACGGTATTTCTATTTCTTTAATTAAACCTGAAGAAAGCAGAAAGCTAAAACAAATAAAAGCAGTTACCAAAATTGATATTAACGAAGCTAGAATTCCTACGGGAGAAGATATCGTTAAAGCTCAGGTTGGTGGTGTTTTTGAAAGTTTATTTGAAGTACATCAAGACTTTTTTGAATTTGATGATTCTTTAATTCCGGATTTATCTGCGTTTACAAAAGAAGAATTGGTTCACAAGTTACTTCAGTTCCAGCTTAAAGATCTTGCATTGTTCTACAAAGACAAACAAGACCTTGTTGATATGAAACTAAGCAGTCGTGATGATGATAGAGGCGGTAGAGATCGTGATAGAGGTAGAGACCGTGACAGAGGTAGAGACCGCGAGAGAGGAGACAGAAACGAAAGAAGTAGTGGAGACAGAAGAGAGCGTACTGCAAAACCAAGAAGAAAGAATGAAGATATGGTAAGATTCTTCTTCAATCTTGGTAAAAAAGATCAATTGAAAAAACTTGATGTTTTGGATATTATCAATAAAGCTACGTCAACAGGGAAGAGCAAAAAAAGAGCTGAGATTGGCGATATTGAAATTTTAGAGAAATTTTCTTTCTTTGAGATCGAAAAATCGTTCAAAGGAGATCTTTTGAGCAACATTTCTACAATGAAATTCAGAGGAAAAGATATGAGAGCTGAAGAAGCTAACTAG
- a CDS encoding DUF3570 domain-containing protein — translation MKKIIISIIALFGIFNAKAQENTGNEQPKKLTFDEANLVSSYYKQDGNNSAVTGGTGTENLTDISNTIDVTMVKYDKKDRKNKFNFSVGIDHYTSASSDMIDLKANSSASHADNRIYPALSWSSENETKGTTLLAGVSFSSEFDYQSYGANVGFSQKTANKMGEFTAKFQAYLDQVKLIAPIELRTADNEGTSGRNTFALSLSYSQIINQNFQVEFLADGIQQTGYLSLPFHRVYFTDNSVHQEALPDKRFKIPLGVRANYFLGDKVILRAYYRYYTDDWGLKSNTFSLETPVKISPFVSVSPFYRYYSQTAAKYFAPYQQHTAFDDFYTSNYDLSKFDSHFYGAGIRFSPKNGLFGVERLNMLEIRYGHYTKSVGMQSDIISLNLRFK, via the coding sequence ATGAAAAAAATAATAATAAGTATCATTGCTCTTTTCGGAATTTTCAATGCAAAAGCACAGGAAAATACAGGCAATGAACAGCCTAAAAAACTGACTTTTGATGAAGCTAATCTGGTTTCCAGCTATTATAAACAGGACGGAAACAATTCGGCGGTCACAGGAGGAACCGGAACAGAGAACCTTACAGACATTTCCAATACCATTGATGTCACAATGGTGAAATATGATAAAAAAGACAGAAAAAACAAATTTAATTTCAGTGTCGGAATAGATCATTATACCTCAGCATCTTCCGATATGATCGATTTGAAAGCCAATTCATCAGCTTCTCATGCAGACAACAGAATTTATCCGGCATTAAGTTGGAGCAGTGAAAACGAAACCAAAGGAACGACATTATTGGCCGGAGTTTCATTTTCTTCAGAATTCGATTATCAGTCTTACGGTGCGAATGTTGGATTTTCTCAAAAAACAGCCAATAAAATGGGAGAATTTACGGCAAAATTCCAGGCTTATCTCGATCAGGTAAAACTGATTGCTCCCATAGAATTGCGGACTGCAGACAATGAAGGAACAAGTGGCAGAAATACTTTTGCGCTTTCCCTCTCCTATTCACAGATCATCAATCAGAATTTTCAGGTGGAGTTTTTGGCAGACGGAATTCAGCAAACAGGATATTTAAGCTTACCTTTCCACCGTGTTTATTTTACAGATAATTCCGTTCATCAGGAAGCTCTGCCCGATAAAAGGTTTAAAATTCCTTTGGGAGTAAGAGCCAATTATTTCTTAGGAGACAAAGTTATTTTGAGAGCGTATTACCGTTACTATACTGATGATTGGGGTTTAAAATCAAATACATTCAGTCTGGAGACACCTGTGAAAATCTCACCTTTTGTTTCGGTAAGCCCTTTTTACAGATATTATTCGCAGACAGCCGCTAAATATTTTGCGCCTTATCAGCAACATACTGCTTTTGACGATTTTTATACCAGTAATTATGATCTTTCAAAATTTGACAGCCATTTTTACGGAGCAGGAATCCGATTCAGTCCGAAGAACGGTTTGTTTGGCGTCGAACGTCTCAACATGCTGGAAATCCGATACGGACATTATACGAAATCTGTAGGAATGCAGTCTGATATTATTTCACTGAACTTAAGATTTAAATAA
- a CDS encoding DUF4269 domain-containing protein — protein MIDFTTIDYLKNGNEKQQKAYEILNKYQIFEKLKYYSPILTGTIPIEIDIEASDLDIICEVDLRFEGDFLDDLMFSKFIPYDVEVNVEYPIIDSEKCIVINFVLEDFPVEIFGQNKPVTEQNAYRHMIAEYKILQKKGEDFKQKIIELKKKGIKTEPAFGILLGLENPYEDLLKF, from the coding sequence ATGATTGATTTTACAACGATAGATTATTTGAAGAATGGAAATGAAAAACAGCAAAAAGCTTATGAAATTCTTAATAAATATCAGATTTTCGAAAAACTAAAATATTACTCACCAATTTTAACCGGAACTATTCCTATAGAAATTGATATTGAAGCAAGTGACCTCGATATTATTTGTGAGGTTGATCTTAGATTTGAAGGGGATTTTTTAGATGATCTAATGTTTAGTAAATTTATTCCTTATGATGTGGAGGTTAATGTTGAATATCCAATTATAGATAGTGAGAAATGTATTGTTATAAATTTTGTGCTGGAAGATTTTCCTGTCGAAATTTTTGGGCAAAATAAACCTGTAACCGAGCAAAATGCTTATCGTCATATGATCGCCGAGTACAAAATATTGCAGAAAAAAGGAGAAGATTTTAAACAAAAAATAATAGAATTAAAGAAGAAAGGGATTAAAACCGAACCTGCATTTGGTATATTGTTGGGCTTGGAAAATCCTTATGAAGACCTGTTAAAATTTTAA
- a CDS encoding DUF2461 domain-containing protein, producing the protein MSATISPKVFDFLKKLTVNNNREWFNENKNLYTESQENIVAFLENLLTEMSEFDEELGKIDAKKSLFRIYRDTRFSKDKIPYKTNFGASLGMGKGSQKGGYYLHIEPGKSFIAGGIYMPESSVLKELRKEISLYGKDFLAILNNTDFKKHFPELDQDDKLKKIPQGFEKEDPMAEYLKLKNFIVVYYLKDEEILDKNAAKNLTKIFKLMKPLNDFLNAPFL; encoded by the coding sequence ATGTCCGCAACTATTTCTCCAAAAGTTTTTGATTTTCTAAAAAAATTAACAGTAAATAATAACCGTGAATGGTTCAATGAAAATAAAAACCTTTATACAGAATCACAGGAAAACATAGTTGCTTTTCTTGAAAACTTACTCACAGAAATGTCTGAATTTGATGAAGAATTAGGAAAAATTGACGCTAAAAAATCATTGTTCAGAATTTATCGTGATACGAGGTTTTCAAAAGATAAAATCCCTTACAAGACCAATTTTGGAGCGTCACTGGGAATGGGAAAAGGAAGCCAGAAAGGCGGTTATTATCTTCACATAGAACCCGGAAAATCATTTATCGCAGGAGGAATTTACATGCCTGAATCTTCTGTTTTGAAAGAACTGAGAAAAGAAATTTCGTTGTATGGAAAAGATTTTCTTGCTATTTTGAACAATACAGATTTCAAAAAACATTTCCCTGAGCTTGATCAGGATGACAAATTAAAAAAAATTCCCCAAGGTTTTGAAAAAGAAGATCCGATGGCTGAATATTTAAAACTGAAAAATTTTATTGTCGTTTATTATTTGAAAGATGAAGAAATTTTAGATAAAAATGCTGCAAAAAACCTGACAAAAATTTTCAAACTCATGAAGCCTTTAAATGATTTTCTGAACGCTCCGTTTTTGTAA
- a CDS encoding thioredoxin family protein, producing the protein MKTIILALMMVVFSIGIKAQNRLETAKKQATENKELILLNFSGSDWCIPCIKLHKNIIETEDFKKLETENVIVYINADFPRNKKNQLSAELKKENASLADRYNSKGLFPYTLLLNSEGKVLKSWEGLPSENALAFSKEIRDIKENQK; encoded by the coding sequence ATGAAAACAATAATTTTAGCCTTGATGATGGTCGTTTTTTCCATTGGTATTAAGGCTCAGAATCGTTTGGAAACTGCTAAAAAACAAGCAACAGAAAACAAAGAGCTTATTTTGCTTAATTTTTCCGGTTCCGACTGGTGCATTCCATGTATTAAACTTCATAAAAATATTATCGAAACAGAAGATTTCAAAAAGCTTGAAACCGAAAATGTAATTGTCTATATCAACGCAGATTTTCCAAGAAATAAGAAGAATCAGCTTTCTGCTGAACTGAAAAAAGAAAATGCTTCACTTGCAGATCGATATAATTCAAAAGGCCTGTTTCCTTACACATTGTTATTGAATTCTGAAGGAAAAGTACTGAAAAGCTGGGAAGGTCTACCTTCTGAAAACGCTTTGGCTTTCAGCAAAGAAATCAGAGATATCAAAGAAAATCAAAAATAG
- a CDS encoding DUF47 domain-containing protein, with the protein MGIGNIFHAFQPKDKIFFVLFEKVTENLVAMSEEFNHGIKDFDLNDDSMLKKMSDYEHKNDELTHEIFIELGKNFITPFDREDIHTLATGLDDIADYIYASTKYIFLYKSPEMKAYSDFSLLIHKACLEIQNAMKNLKGFKNMEQVKEACIKVNSIENIADDLLSNSMVELFETNDAINIIKISSVLNYLEIVTDKAEDVANTIENIMIKYA; encoded by the coding sequence ATGGGAATTGGTAATATTTTCCACGCTTTTCAACCCAAAGATAAAATCTTCTTTGTACTTTTCGAAAAAGTAACTGAAAACCTTGTAGCAATGTCTGAGGAATTCAACCACGGAATTAAAGATTTCGATCTTAACGATGATTCTATGTTGAAAAAGATGAGCGATTACGAACACAAAAATGATGAACTGACGCACGAGATTTTCATTGAACTAGGGAAGAATTTCATTACTCCTTTCGACAGAGAAGATATTCACACGTTAGCAACAGGCCTAGATGATATCGCAGATTATATCTATGCTTCTACAAAATACATTTTCTTATACAAGTCGCCTGAAATGAAGGCGTATTCAGATTTCTCTTTATTGATCCACAAAGCATGTCTTGAAATTCAGAATGCAATGAAAAACCTTAAAGGTTTTAAAAATATGGAGCAGGTAAAAGAAGCTTGTATCAAAGTAAATTCTATTGAAAATATCGCAGACGATTTGCTTTCAAACTCAATGGTAGAATTGTTTGAAACAAACGATGCAATCAATATTATCAAAATTTCATCCGTACTTAATTATCTTGAAATAGTAACTGACAAAGCAGAAGATGTTGCCAATACTATCGAGAACATCATGATTAAATACGCCTAA
- a CDS encoding inorganic phosphate transporter codes for MEFPILLTVIIALALIFDYINGFHDAANSIATIVSTKVLTPFQAVLWAALWNFAAFFLAAYVIGEFRIGNTIAKTVNENFITLEVIFSGLVAAIAWNLLTWWFGIPSSSSHTLIGGFLGAALMHAFMLDYHDVVASQPNLGLFETFKLAFHQLTTQSVVKFDKVIPIFLFIFMAPIIGMVISIIITLIIVHLYKRSNPYKADKSFKRLQLVSSALFSVGHGLNDAQKVMGIIGAALIYYHVKMLHDPVYLNIPSAGRFDYFAQHYLWVPLVSFLAIGLGTMSGGWKIIKTMGTKITKVTPLEGVSAETAGAITLFITDQLSIPVSTTHTITGSIIGVGLTKRISAVRWGITVSLLWAWVLTIPISAIVAAITYLLVTFFS; via the coding sequence ATGGAATTTCCGATTTTACTTACGGTTATTATTGCTTTAGCTCTAATCTTCGATTATATCAATGGTTTTCATGATGCGGCCAATTCAATTGCAACAATTGTTTCTACAAAGGTTTTAACACCTTTTCAGGCTGTTCTATGGGCAGCACTTTGGAACTTTGCAGCATTTTTCTTAGCAGCCTATGTGATAGGTGAATTCAGAATTGGAAATACCATCGCTAAAACTGTTAATGAAAATTTTATTACTCTTGAGGTTATATTTTCAGGTCTTGTCGCAGCAATTGCATGGAACCTTTTAACATGGTGGTTTGGGATCCCTTCTTCATCTTCACATACATTAATCGGAGGGTTTTTGGGAGCAGCATTAATGCACGCTTTTATGTTGGATTATCATGATGTAGTAGCCTCACAGCCAAATTTAGGATTATTTGAAACGTTTAAACTTGCTTTTCATCAGCTGACTACGCAGAGCGTGGTGAAATTTGATAAAGTAATACCTATTTTCCTGTTCATTTTCATGGCTCCGATTATAGGGATGGTAATCTCAATTATCATAACCTTAATTATTGTTCATCTTTATAAAAGATCCAATCCATATAAAGCAGACAAATCTTTCAAAAGATTGCAGCTTGTTTCTTCGGCTTTATTCAGTGTAGGACATGGCTTGAATGATGCTCAGAAAGTAATGGGTATTATTGGTGCAGCACTAATCTATTATCACGTTAAAATGTTACATGATCCTGTTTATCTTAATATACCATCTGCAGGACGTTTTGATTATTTTGCTCAGCATTATCTTTGGGTTCCTTTGGTGTCGTTTCTTGCAATTGGTTTAGGAACAATGAGCGGAGGCTGGAAGATCATCAAAACAATGGGAACAAAAATTACAAAAGTAACTCCGTTAGAAGGGGTGAGTGCTGAAACGGCAGGTGCTATTACGCTTTTCATTACAGATCAGCTGAGTATTCCTGTTTCTACTACACACACAATTACAGGTTCTATCATCGGGGTTGGTTTAACGAAAAGAATTTCTGCAGTAAGATGGGGTATTACGGTAAGCTTACTTTGGGCTTGGGTACTTACGATTCCTATTTCAGCAATTGTAGCAGCTATTACTTATCTTTTAGTAACGTTCTTTTCTTAG